A window of Nitrospira sp. contains these coding sequences:
- the glnD gene encoding [protein-PII] uridylyltransferase → MSQALDAGSHMVQDAAAISVSQLLAEQRQAIQQRLLAGASGDEVVAATTDLVDGVIIGRYRTAARTGGEALTTAGFQHCCLVAIGGYGRRELAPHSDIDLMFLFHQDAAKVIPELVKQVLHPLWDIGFQVGHSVRTIQDCIDLGLADLTVRTSMMEARFLAGSPELFQQFHARYVRKVVSSGFDGYLEQKVTERHREYQKFGETVYLLEPNVKKSQGGLRDLHLLQWIGAARFHAPTIRELSDRGILSQADYRSLKEAREFLLRVRSFLHIRAGMAQEILTFDEQVWLAKQLGFTDRPHLLAVEQFMQQYYRHTMGLHAALMRFVERCRRRTLWQRVSRWLPAKRIDQYFAIDGEALTVPAESRSQVLGKPALLLTLFDLARSRKVNIDPSLLEDIHRHAETLSVEQFHTPETGRIFLSILSGPGTATTLESMHRAHLLEKLVPAFSRVRGLMQFNQYHKYTVDEHSLLAVAKAETLANHTGVLGEVYREIKRKDLLHLALLLHDLGKGHEEDHSEVGKRLAEETAARLGFDEWESRTLVMLVHRHLLMAHTAFRRDPYDEKVLLPFAREVGTPEVLRKLLALTAADIAAVGPDVLTKWKESLLVELYLRAMQEVSGERETADEPRRLERIANDVIAQAPEVRDLPNDKGWICAELEQFPLRYAYGTSPRRIAAHLGAIRRLQPSGVVVETEFNAPLGTCEYAVIAHNDVIPGLFSKIAGVMAAGGLQILDAQIVTRKDGVVVDTFQVADLDYQGEPPIDRRESIGATISEVLTGRQAIDAVMRRGSRLSLGRSLPAHRQPAEVRIDNETSDRFTILDVFADDRQGLLYIITNAIFQLGLSVHASRISTRLDQVADVFYVTSMDGKKVEEVGRLETIRVSILNEIEVFLGAHAA, encoded by the coding sequence ATGTCGCAAGCGTTGGACGCGGGTTCTCATATGGTCCAGGACGCGGCCGCCATTTCGGTGTCTCAACTGCTGGCTGAACAACGCCAGGCGATTCAGCAGCGGTTACTGGCCGGTGCGTCGGGCGACGAGGTGGTTGCGGCCACGACCGATCTGGTCGATGGCGTGATCATCGGCCGATATCGGACTGCGGCGCGGACCGGCGGCGAGGCGCTCACGACGGCAGGATTCCAGCATTGCTGTCTGGTGGCGATCGGGGGCTACGGCCGGCGGGAATTGGCGCCGCACTCCGATATCGATCTGATGTTCCTCTTTCACCAGGATGCGGCCAAGGTGATCCCTGAGCTGGTGAAGCAGGTGCTGCATCCGCTCTGGGATATCGGATTTCAGGTCGGGCACAGCGTGCGCACCATTCAGGACTGTATCGATTTGGGTTTGGCTGATCTGACGGTTCGCACGTCGATGATGGAAGCCCGGTTTCTGGCAGGCAGTCCCGAACTCTTTCAGCAGTTCCATGCGCGGTACGTGCGCAAAGTGGTCTCGAGCGGCTTCGACGGGTATCTCGAACAGAAGGTCACCGAACGGCACCGCGAGTACCAAAAGTTCGGGGAGACGGTGTACCTGCTGGAGCCGAACGTCAAAAAGAGTCAAGGCGGATTGCGGGATTTGCATTTGCTGCAATGGATTGGCGCAGCCCGCTTCCATGCGCCCACCATCCGGGAATTGTCCGATCGCGGCATTCTCTCCCAGGCCGACTATCGCTCGCTCAAAGAGGCCAGGGAGTTTCTGCTGCGCGTCCGATCCTTCCTCCACATTCGAGCCGGCATGGCACAGGAGATTCTCACGTTTGATGAACAGGTCTGGCTGGCGAAACAGTTAGGGTTCACCGACCGGCCACATCTGCTGGCTGTCGAACAATTCATGCAGCAGTACTATCGGCACACGATGGGGCTGCATGCGGCGTTGATGCGATTTGTCGAGCGATGCCGTCGCCGCACCTTGTGGCAGCGGGTCTCGCGCTGGTTGCCGGCCAAGCGGATCGATCAGTATTTCGCCATCGACGGCGAAGCCTTGACGGTTCCTGCCGAATCGCGCTCCCAGGTGTTGGGAAAACCGGCCCTCTTGCTGACCCTGTTCGATCTCGCGCGGTCGCGCAAGGTGAACATCGATCCGTCCCTGCTGGAAGACATTCACCGGCATGCCGAAACCTTATCCGTCGAGCAGTTTCATACACCGGAGACCGGCCGCATCTTCCTGTCGATTTTGTCAGGCCCTGGCACGGCCACTACCTTGGAGTCGATGCATCGGGCGCATCTGCTGGAGAAACTCGTGCCGGCTTTCTCACGCGTCCGTGGCCTGATGCAATTCAATCAGTACCACAAGTATACGGTCGACGAGCATAGCTTACTTGCGGTGGCCAAGGCCGAAACTCTGGCCAATCATACCGGGGTTCTCGGAGAGGTCTATCGGGAGATCAAGCGGAAAGATCTGCTGCACTTGGCGCTCCTTCTTCACGACCTGGGGAAGGGGCACGAGGAGGATCATAGTGAGGTCGGGAAGCGGTTGGCGGAAGAAACGGCCGCGCGCTTGGGGTTCGATGAGTGGGAGTCACGAACGTTGGTCATGCTGGTTCATCGCCATCTTCTCATGGCCCACACGGCGTTTCGCCGTGATCCCTATGATGAAAAAGTGTTGTTGCCGTTCGCCCGCGAAGTGGGGACGCCGGAGGTATTGCGGAAGCTCCTCGCCCTGACGGCTGCGGACATTGCTGCAGTGGGTCCGGACGTCCTCACGAAATGGAAAGAATCGTTGCTGGTTGAACTGTACCTGCGAGCTATGCAGGAAGTATCCGGCGAGCGGGAGACGGCGGATGAGCCGCGGCGGTTGGAGCGCATCGCGAATGACGTGATCGCGCAGGCGCCGGAGGTGCGCGATCTGCCGAACGATAAGGGGTGGATTTGCGCGGAACTCGAGCAGTTCCCCCTGCGGTATGCGTACGGCACGAGTCCTCGGCGCATTGCGGCCCATCTGGGCGCGATTCGCCGGCTGCAACCGAGTGGCGTCGTCGTCGAGACGGAATTTAACGCGCCGCTGGGCACATGTGAGTATGCCGTCATCGCGCATAACGATGTGATCCCGGGCTTGTTCTCCAAAATCGCCGGAGTCATGGCGGCGGGCGGGCTGCAGATTCTCGATGCACAAATCGTCACACGAAAAGACGGCGTGGTCGTGGATACCTTCCAGGTTGCCGATCTGGACTATCAGGGGGAACCTCCGATCGATCGGCGGGAGTCGATCGGGGCCACGATTTCGGAGGTCTTGACCGGTCGGCAGGCGATCGATGCGGTCATGCGACGTGGATCCCGATTGAGCCTGGGCCGATCATTGCCTGCGCACCGGCAGCCGGCGGAAGTGCGCATCGACAACGAAACGTCCGACCGCTTTACCATTCTTGATGTTTTTGCGGATGATCGGCAGGGATTGCTGTACATTATCACGAACGCCATTTTTCAATTGGGGTTGTCGGTGCATGCGTCCAGGATTTCCACGAGGCTGGATCAGGTGGCCGACGTGTTTTATGTGACGAGTATGGACGGGAAGAAAGTGGAAGAGGTTGGCCGCCTGGAGACGATCCGGGTATCGATCCTCAATGAAATTGAAGTGTTTCTTGGGGCGCATGCGGCGTAG
- a CDS encoding CBS domain-containing protein: protein MAKKLKVSQEPADVLSRQIEDVRETLGTFQIFLSRRKGNASLDAFDEQAEELLSDAFGGASEELEAYQYAKLGEAAILPEEAQEAGAHNLDRESLHQRKQVLESCLAQLELKRSTRIGRDWRRTLGERIDGRTVAEFMSSEVRSVHKSASIKEAGRLLQKWRIGSLLVDDGSRYLGIITDTDLSRKAVAKGLDPNTTTVMSCMSKAVITIEDSESVKEALRLMKKEGIRHLPVTEDGTIIGVLSVGDLLRAYQKMLEL, encoded by the coding sequence ATGGCGAAGAAACTCAAGGTGAGCCAGGAACCGGCTGATGTGCTCAGCCGGCAGATCGAAGACGTCCGGGAGACATTGGGGACCTTTCAAATCTTTTTGTCGAGACGGAAGGGCAATGCCTCGCTGGACGCGTTTGACGAGCAGGCCGAGGAACTGCTGAGTGATGCGTTCGGCGGAGCTTCTGAGGAACTCGAAGCCTATCAGTATGCCAAACTTGGCGAGGCAGCGATTCTTCCGGAGGAGGCACAGGAAGCGGGCGCGCACAATCTCGATCGTGAGAGCCTGCACCAACGCAAGCAGGTGTTGGAGAGTTGTCTGGCTCAGCTTGAGCTGAAGCGCAGCACCAGGATCGGCCGCGACTGGCGGCGCACGCTCGGCGAGCGGATCGATGGCCGCACGGTAGCGGAGTTTATGTCGTCCGAGGTCAGAAGCGTCCATAAGAGCGCGTCGATCAAGGAAGCCGGTCGGTTGCTACAGAAATGGCGCATCGGATCCTTGCTCGTCGACGATGGCTCCCGCTATCTCGGCATCATTACGGATACCGATCTGAGCCGCAAGGCCGTGGCGAAGGGGTTAGATCCAAACACCACGACGGTCATGTCGTGCATGAGCAAGGCGGTCATCACCATTGAAGACAGCGAGTCTGTCAAAGAGGCTCTCCGGCTGATGAAGAAAGAGGGGATCCGTCACCTGCCGGTGACGGAAGACGGCACGATCATCGGAGTGTTGTCGGTAGGCGACCTCTTGCGCGCATATCAAAAAATGCTGGAACTATAG
- a CDS encoding ammonium transporter, whose translation MKASAQWKTFIVGLAGALTLIVAFGAEQAWAENAPLKVDSGDTAWVLVSSAFVLAMLMPGLALFYGGLVRTKNVLGTIMQSIMILSVVSLLWILFGYSLAFGPDKGGVIGGLDWIGLSGVGSQPHAVYAPTIPHQAFMLFQLMFAAIAPALITGAFAERKRFTSVVLFAAMWSVLVYVPLAHWIWGGGWLAQLGALDFAGGAVIHISSGASALICAIVLGKRRGYGTDYMAPHNLPMTLLGTGFLWFGWFGFNGGSALGANGVAVSAILASHAAACMGAISWCGAEWMHRGKPTVLGLASGAVAGLATVTPAAGYISPLSAILIGLVAGMSCYAAIVWKGRFGYDDSLDVVGIHGVGGVIGVLATGLCASKVVNSGGADGLFFGNPGLFGVQLLVVVVTTVFSLVGTFAILKLVDAMTGLRVSPEEEATGLDLSQHNERAYS comes from the coding sequence GTGAAGGCATCGGCACAGTGGAAAACGTTCATCGTGGGCCTGGCAGGGGCACTCACCCTGATCGTGGCATTCGGAGCGGAACAGGCGTGGGCGGAGAATGCGCCGCTCAAAGTTGACAGCGGGGACACGGCATGGGTGCTGGTCTCGTCGGCCTTCGTGTTGGCCATGCTGATGCCGGGGCTTGCGCTGTTTTATGGCGGGCTTGTGCGTACCAAAAATGTGCTCGGGACGATCATGCAAAGCATCATGATCCTGAGCGTCGTCAGCCTGTTGTGGATTCTGTTCGGATATAGTTTGGCCTTCGGGCCTGACAAGGGCGGGGTAATCGGAGGGCTGGATTGGATCGGTCTGAGCGGAGTGGGGAGCCAGCCGCACGCGGTCTATGCTCCGACGATTCCGCACCAGGCCTTTATGCTGTTCCAGTTGATGTTTGCCGCCATTGCCCCGGCGCTGATCACCGGCGCGTTTGCCGAACGCAAACGGTTCACGTCGGTGGTGCTGTTTGCCGCCATGTGGTCGGTGCTGGTGTATGTGCCGTTGGCCCATTGGATTTGGGGCGGCGGGTGGCTCGCTCAGCTGGGCGCGTTGGATTTTGCTGGCGGCGCGGTCATCCACATTAGCTCCGGCGCGTCTGCATTGATCTGCGCGATTGTGCTGGGCAAGCGGCGGGGGTATGGCACGGATTATATGGCCCCCCACAATTTGCCGATGACTCTGCTCGGGACCGGATTTCTGTGGTTCGGCTGGTTTGGATTCAACGGGGGAAGCGCGCTCGGGGCGAACGGTGTGGCGGTCTCTGCCATTTTGGCGTCCCATGCGGCCGCCTGTATGGGAGCGATTTCCTGGTGCGGCGCAGAATGGATGCATCGCGGGAAACCGACGGTCCTGGGCCTCGCCAGCGGCGCCGTGGCCGGCCTGGCCACGGTCACGCCTGCAGCGGGATATATCAGCCCCCTGTCGGCTATCCTCATCGGCCTGGTTGCGGGGATGTCCTGCTACGCGGCGATTGTCTGGAAGGGGCGATTCGGCTATGATGACTCGCTTGACGTCGTGGGAATCCATGGAGTCGGGGGGGTGATTGGAGTGCTGGCGACGGGGCTCTGCGCCAGCAAAGTCGTCAATTCCGGAGGCGCCGATGGGCTGTTCTTTGGCAATCCCGGGTTGTTCGGCGTCCAACTCCTGGTCGTGGTGGTCACGACGGTCTTCTCACTGGTCGGTACCTTTGCCATCCTCAAATTGGTCGATGCGATGACGGGACTGCGGGTCTCGCCCGAAGAGGAAGCGACTGGTCTCGATTTGAGTCAACATAACGAACGCGCCTATTCGTGA
- a CDS encoding P-II family nitrogen regulator → MKLIEAIVKPFKLDEVKDALLEIGIQGMTVTEVKGFGRQKGHKETYRGQEYTIEFVPKVKIEVAVNDGQVQRVLETITRAAKTGSIGDGKIFVRDLASAVRIRTGETGESAL, encoded by the coding sequence ATGAAATTGATCGAAGCCATCGTCAAACCGTTCAAGCTTGATGAAGTAAAGGATGCCCTGCTCGAGATCGGAATTCAGGGCATGACGGTTACGGAGGTCAAAGGCTTTGGCCGGCAGAAGGGGCATAAGGAAACCTATCGCGGCCAGGAGTACACCATTGAGTTCGTGCCGAAGGTCAAGATCGAGGTAGCGGTGAATGATGGTCAGGTCCAGCGCGTGCTGGAAACCATTACGCGCGCCGCCAAGACGGGCAGCATCGGCGACGGCAAAATATTTGTGCGGGACCTTGCGTCCGCCGTCAGGATCCGGACCGGTGAAACGGGAGAAAGCGCGCTCTAA
- a CDS encoding NAD+ synthase, translating into MRSLRVAMAQINPTVGDIDGNTALIKAWIKEARRAKADLVAFPELAITGYPPEDLLFKARFIDDTQRALKALAADAHGLVVVVGYVGREGTGASASEAAAMSSGGRHDLYNSAAVLAERRIVANYCKRHLPNYGVFDESRYFHPGTRLPLLMLNGTTIGVNICEDIWFPEGPTRAQAAAGAEVIVNINASPFHVGKSRMREQVLATRARENRVIVTYTNTVGGQDELVFDGGSVIVDHTGEVVARGKAFAQDLIVADLDVAAVGRARQAEGRKKPLPPRVAALIDRVDVRVPARTSSSTVVPPLELPLERVDEAYRALVLGVQDYVLKNGFKRVVIGLSGGVDSALTAVIAVDALGADNVLGVFMPSPYTSRVSREDVADLARRLHIQVDTLSITTTFKSYLRALSKPFAGSRPDTTEENLQARIRGNLLMAYSNKFGHLVLTTGNKSEMSVGYATLYGDMAGGFAVIKDVPKTMVYELSHLRNLVGPEPVIPKRVLERAPTAELRPDQKDEDSLPPYSILDPILKAYVEEDRALEDIVAMGFDRETVARVMVMVDRSEYKRRQAPLGIKITHRAFGKDRRMPITNGYR; encoded by the coding sequence ATGCGGTCCTTGAGAGTAGCCATGGCTCAGATCAATCCGACCGTCGGTGACATCGATGGGAATACGGCGTTGATCAAGGCCTGGATCAAAGAAGCGCGGCGGGCCAAGGCGGACCTTGTGGCCTTTCCTGAGTTGGCCATTACCGGCTATCCGCCCGAGGACTTGTTGTTCAAGGCTCGGTTTATCGATGACACGCAGCGCGCGTTGAAAGCGCTTGCTGCGGATGCTCATGGATTAGTGGTGGTCGTGGGATATGTCGGACGGGAAGGGACGGGGGCGTCTGCGTCCGAGGCGGCGGCCATGTCTTCTGGCGGTCGGCATGATTTGTACAACTCGGCGGCGGTGCTGGCCGAACGCCGGATCGTGGCGAATTACTGCAAACGGCACCTGCCGAATTATGGCGTGTTTGATGAAAGCCGGTACTTTCATCCCGGCACTCGCCTTCCTCTGCTGATGCTCAATGGCACCACGATCGGGGTCAATATTTGCGAAGACATCTGGTTTCCGGAAGGCCCCACACGCGCACAGGCGGCGGCGGGCGCCGAGGTGATCGTCAACATCAATGCCTCGCCGTTCCATGTCGGGAAGAGCCGCATGCGTGAGCAGGTGTTGGCGACGCGGGCTCGCGAGAATCGTGTGATCGTCACCTATACGAATACCGTCGGCGGACAGGATGAACTGGTCTTTGACGGCGGCAGCGTGATTGTGGATCACACGGGAGAAGTCGTGGCGAGGGGCAAGGCCTTCGCGCAAGATTTGATAGTGGCCGACCTTGATGTGGCGGCTGTTGGACGTGCGCGCCAGGCCGAGGGGCGGAAAAAGCCCTTGCCCCCGCGCGTGGCGGCATTGATCGATCGGGTGGACGTGCGCGTGCCGGCCCGAACATCGTCGTCGACGGTGGTGCCGCCTCTGGAATTGCCGTTGGAGCGCGTGGACGAAGCCTACCGAGCGCTGGTGCTCGGGGTGCAGGATTATGTGCTCAAGAACGGGTTCAAGCGGGTGGTCATTGGACTCAGCGGCGGCGTGGATTCGGCGTTGACGGCGGTGATCGCGGTCGACGCGTTGGGTGCGGACAATGTGCTTGGCGTGTTCATGCCGTCTCCCTACACGTCGCGCGTCAGTCGTGAGGATGTGGCCGATCTGGCGCGGCGTCTGCACATTCAGGTGGATACCCTGTCGATCACGACGACCTTCAAGAGTTACCTCCGGGCATTATCGAAGCCGTTCGCAGGTAGCCGCCCCGACACGACCGAGGAAAACCTGCAGGCCAGGATTCGCGGAAATCTGTTGATGGCCTATTCGAATAAGTTCGGCCACCTGGTGCTGACCACCGGGAATAAGAGCGAGATGAGTGTTGGTTATGCCACGTTATACGGCGATATGGCCGGGGGATTTGCCGTCATCAAAGACGTGCCGAAGACCATGGTGTATGAGTTGTCACACCTGCGCAATCTGGTCGGGCCGGAGCCGGTCATTCCCAAACGTGTGTTGGAGCGGGCGCCGACCGCGGAGTTGCGTCCCGACCAAAAAGACGAGGACAGTTTGCCGCCGTATTCCATCCTTGATCCGATTTTGAAAGCCTATGTCGAGGAGGACCGCGCCTTAGAAGACATTGTGGCGATGGGGTTCGATCGAGAGACGGTCGCACGGGTCATGGTGATGGTCGATCGCAGCGAGTACAAACGCAGGCAAGCGCCGCTCGGCATTAAGATTACGCATCGGGCGTTCGGCAAGGATCGGCGGATGCCGATTACCAACGGGTACCGGTAG
- a CDS encoding ferredoxin--nitrite reductase, translating into MSKIEAIKSEGDGLTVRDRLAHYAQVGWEAIPEDDIQRLKWYGLFLRNPTPGFFMLRVRMPGGHTTAAQLHALADIALAHGNGVIDVTTRQQVQVRHMTIAAVPTVFAKLEEVGLTSMQTGMDTVRNVMTCPVAGLNPNELLDGTDIVSAINREVLGNPAYTNLPRKCNIAVTGCADNCLHTETQDIALVPAYHDLGHDKCYGYNVLVGGKLGSGGYRIASSLDMFVNPAEAFDVCRTLLLIYRDHGPRENRTQARFAFLVEAWGEARLRHEVEVRMGRALPGAGVDARATAERDHIGIFRQKQRGMNYIGLKVLVGRIKAAELRGIAGLAERYGTGEVRLSPAQAFVIPHISDRLVGELAEEPLVKQFAYNPSPLYKGLVSCVGSDYCNLAVIETKRRAVETASALERKLGEGLKPITLHWSGCPAGCGNHLVADIGLLGKKARVNGKVVDAVDIFVGGRSGPDPKPATKIMEDVPCDKLPAVLENLMPYHTRDKMHRVRGKVMPKVSGTVKAASDSDSTTALPGLTPQPFSV; encoded by the coding sequence ATGAGCAAAATTGAAGCGATTAAGTCGGAGGGGGACGGATTAACGGTTCGTGACAGGCTGGCACACTATGCACAAGTGGGGTGGGAGGCGATTCCAGAAGACGATATTCAACGATTGAAATGGTACGGCCTGTTTTTACGTAATCCCACGCCGGGTTTCTTCATGTTGCGGGTGCGGATGCCAGGCGGCCACACGACGGCGGCTCAACTCCACGCGCTGGCGGACATCGCCCTGGCGCATGGCAACGGCGTGATCGATGTCACGACCCGCCAACAAGTGCAAGTGCGGCACATGACGATCGCGGCCGTGCCGACGGTGTTTGCCAAGCTGGAAGAGGTCGGGCTCACGTCCATGCAAACCGGCATGGACACGGTGCGCAACGTGATGACCTGTCCGGTGGCGGGCCTGAATCCCAATGAGTTGCTGGATGGTACGGACATTGTGAGTGCCATCAATCGAGAGGTGTTGGGCAACCCGGCCTATACGAATCTCCCGCGCAAGTGCAACATCGCCGTGACCGGCTGCGCGGACAATTGTCTTCACACGGAGACACAAGACATCGCATTGGTGCCGGCCTATCACGACTTGGGGCATGACAAATGTTACGGCTACAACGTGCTGGTCGGCGGAAAGTTGGGCTCCGGCGGGTATCGTATCGCCAGTTCGCTGGACATGTTTGTCAATCCGGCGGAGGCCTTTGACGTGTGCCGCACGCTCTTGCTCATCTATCGAGACCACGGGCCACGCGAAAATCGTACGCAGGCGCGGTTCGCATTTTTGGTGGAGGCGTGGGGTGAGGCTCGGCTGCGACATGAGGTAGAGGTACGTATGGGGCGGGCGCTGCCGGGTGCGGGCGTTGATGCCAGGGCGACGGCAGAACGCGATCACATCGGCATCTTCCGGCAAAAACAACGTGGCATGAACTATATCGGACTCAAAGTGCTGGTGGGACGAATCAAGGCGGCCGAGTTGCGCGGCATCGCCGGGTTAGCGGAGCGCTATGGGACGGGTGAAGTGCGACTGTCGCCCGCGCAAGCGTTCGTCATCCCCCATATCAGCGACCGGCTGGTGGGCGAACTGGCGGAAGAGCCGCTGGTCAAACAATTCGCGTATAACCCGTCTCCGCTCTACAAAGGACTGGTAAGTTGTGTCGGCAGCGATTACTGCAATCTGGCGGTGATCGAGACGAAGCGGCGCGCCGTGGAGACAGCCAGTGCCCTGGAGCGCAAACTCGGCGAAGGACTCAAACCGATCACCCTCCATTGGTCCGGCTGTCCGGCCGGTTGCGGCAATCATCTCGTGGCGGATATCGGATTGCTCGGGAAAAAGGCCCGGGTGAACGGAAAAGTCGTCGACGCCGTCGATATTTTTGTCGGCGGCCGGTCGGGGCCGGATCCGAAGCCAGCCACGAAGATCATGGAGGATGTGCCCTGCGATAAACTTCCAGCGGTCCTGGAAAATCTGATGCCGTATCATACGCGGGACAAAATGCATCGGGTCCGCGGAAAGGTTATGCCCAAGGTCTCCGGCACGGTGAAGGCGGCATCGGACAGCGACAGCACCACCGCCTTGCCAGGCCTCACGCCGCAGCCCTTCTCGGTATGA
- the glnA gene encoding type I glutamate--ammonia ligase codes for MNVREVLDFAKKNKVQVVDMKFVDLIGTWQHFTIPVSELTEGLFKDGSGLDGSSIRGWRAINNSDMLLVPDPATACMDPFCSVPTLSLIGNVVDPITREMYDRDPRYIAQKAEKYLQSTKIGDTSYWGPEAEFFIFDHARYDQTNHSAYYHIDSDEGVWNMGQEGVNLGGKIRHKEGYFPVAPTDTQQDIRTEMILEMEKAGIATEKHHHEVATAGQAEIDIRFDSLLRTADKMMMFKYIVKNVARRHGKTVTFMPKPIFGDNGSGMHTHQSIWKDGKPLFAGKEYAGVSQMCLHYIGGILKHAPALAAFTNPSTNSYKRLTPGFEAPVLLAYSSRNRSAGIRIPMYSPSPKAKRIEVRFPDPAANPYLAFAAMLMAGLDGIENKINPGEPAEKDLYDLEAKEAAKIRTMPGSLDEALNHLEKDHQFLLKGGVFSEDLIEAWIGYKRTKEVDTMRLRPHPYEFFLYYDV; via the coding sequence ATGAACGTTCGTGAGGTGTTAGATTTTGCAAAGAAGAATAAGGTCCAGGTCGTGGACATGAAGTTCGTCGACCTGATCGGCACCTGGCAGCATTTTACGATTCCTGTCAGTGAGCTGACCGAAGGCCTGTTCAAGGACGGATCCGGACTCGATGGTTCGTCGATTCGTGGATGGAGAGCGATCAACAACAGCGACATGCTGCTCGTGCCGGACCCGGCAACCGCCTGCATGGATCCCTTTTGCTCCGTGCCCACACTGAGCTTGATCGGCAATGTGGTCGATCCGATCACGCGTGAAATGTACGATCGCGATCCGCGATACATCGCCCAGAAGGCGGAAAAATATCTTCAGAGCACCAAGATCGGTGACACCTCCTACTGGGGACCGGAAGCCGAGTTCTTTATTTTCGACCATGCTCGCTACGACCAGACGAACCACAGCGCCTACTACCACATCGATTCCGACGAGGGCGTGTGGAACATGGGCCAGGAAGGCGTCAATCTGGGCGGCAAGATCCGCCATAAGGAAGGCTACTTCCCGGTGGCACCGACGGATACACAGCAGGATATCCGTACGGAAATGATTTTGGAGATGGAAAAAGCCGGCATTGCCACTGAAAAGCATCACCATGAAGTGGCGACGGCAGGCCAGGCGGAAATCGACATTCGCTTCGACAGCCTGTTGCGGACCGCGGACAAAATGATGATGTTCAAATACATCGTCAAGAATGTCGCGCGTCGGCACGGGAAGACGGTGACCTTCATGCCCAAGCCGATCTTCGGCGACAACGGATCGGGCATGCACACTCACCAGAGCATCTGGAAGGACGGCAAGCCGCTGTTTGCCGGGAAGGAATATGCCGGCGTGTCGCAGATGTGTCTGCACTACATCGGCGGTATTCTGAAGCATGCGCCGGCACTGGCCGCGTTTACCAACCCATCGACCAACTCGTACAAGCGGCTGACGCCGGGCTTTGAAGCGCCGGTCTTGTTGGCCTATTCGAGCCGTAATCGGTCGGCTGGCATTCGTATTCCGATGTATTCCCCGAGCCCGAAGGCCAAGCGGATCGAAGTGCGGTTCCCGGACCCGGCCGCCAACCCGTATCTGGCATTCGCCGCGATGCTGATGGCTGGCCTAGACGGAATCGAAAATAAGATCAATCCGGGAGAGCCGGCGGAGAAGGATCTGTACGATCTCGAGGCCAAGGAAGCGGCCAAGATCCGCACCATGCCGGGCAGCCTTGACGAGGCGCTGAACCACCTGGAGAAGGATCATCAGTTCCTCCTCAAGGGCGGGGTGTTCAGTGAGGACCTCATCGAGGCCTGGATCGGCTACAAGCGCACCAAGGAAGTCGATACCATGCGGTTGCGGCCACATCCGTATGAGTTTTTCCTGTATTACGACGTGTAG
- the cynS gene encoding cyanase, with protein MEKDAMRKAIKAQRVKKKVTIAEVAKKVGKNPTFVAAALQGNHRLAPAEAAKVGTLLGLSKDHVAALSAFPVRTDFPNLTDPFKYRLLEVIGVYGDALREMANEMFGDGIMSAIDFTLDMEKVTGSQGEARCKITLNGKWLEYKTF; from the coding sequence ATGGAGAAGGATGCGATGCGGAAGGCAATCAAGGCGCAACGGGTGAAAAAGAAGGTGACCATTGCTGAAGTGGCCAAGAAGGTGGGGAAGAATCCGACGTTCGTCGCGGCGGCCTTGCAGGGCAATCACCGCCTCGCCCCGGCGGAGGCGGCGAAAGTCGGCACGTTGCTGGGATTGAGTAAGGATCACGTTGCGGCCTTGAGTGCCTTTCCGGTTCGGACGGACTTTCCCAACCTGACGGACCCGTTCAAGTATCGGCTGCTGGAGGTGATCGGGGTGTATGGCGATGCCTTGCGAGAGATGGCCAACGAAATGTTCGGGGACGGGATCATGAGCGCCATCGATTTCACGCTGGATATGGAGAAGGTGACGGGGAGCCAGGGAGAGGCCCGTTGCAAGATCACGTTGAACGGCAAGTGGCTTGAATACAAAACGTTCTAA